The following proteins are encoded in a genomic region of Ostrea edulis chromosome 7, xbOstEdul1.1, whole genome shotgun sequence:
- the LOC125653655 gene encoding testin-like isoform X2 yields MLLDSIPRPTSNIHPMTRPPISDFQTPVSPVSTNGRFSGNSGTAYVDDPRTLTDIYGSETDVVLSRVISENIRSQKYISMMPPDKQLFAAQLRRRQLQKQLPLHDLHPKFCCSLTENELFKFQKFCNKRRLKAAGVGRIMEVKEAANFRCHRCIKNINAGGFCVAADHFGSGSGWHPGCFTCATCNELLVDMIYFCRNEEIYCERHYADTIYPRCAACDEIILAREYTQAEKQTWHVEHFCCWNCDAPLAGQRYIAKDSNPFCMICFDTLYSKSCNTCGKTITADSPGLSHGDFHWHACPHCFSCHGCSRNLINQQFLLKEGQLFCSIDCKQRNAITWSQNGIQNLHIH; encoded by the exons ATGCTTCTCGATAGTATACCACGCCCAACCAGCAACATTCATCCAATGACCAGACCTCCAATATCAGACTTCCAAACTCCCGTGTCTCCAGTATCCACGAACGGTAGATTCTCAGGAAATTCCGGGACAGCATATGTGGACGACCCCCGGACACTAACAGACATTTATGGATCCGAGACAGACGTTGTGCTATCTCGAGTTATCTCAGAAAATATA CGATCACAGAAATACATTTCGATGATGCCCCCCGACAAACAGCTTTTTGCTGCCCAGCTGAGGAGGAGGCAACTACAGAAACAACTCCCCCTACACGACCTTCACCCCAAGTTCTGTTGTAGTCTGACAGAAAACGAACTCTTTAAGTTCCAGAAATTCTGTAACAAGCGAAGATTGAAAGCTGCAGGAGTGGGACGGATAATGGAAGTCAAAGAAGCCGCTAACTTT AGATGTCATCGCTGTATAAAGAACATTAATGCAGGTGGGTTTTGTGTCGCTGCTGATCATTTTGGATCGGGATCGGGATGGCACCCCGGCTGTTTTACGTGCGCAACCTGTAACGAGCTTCTGGTAGACATGATATACTTCTGCAGAAACGAGGAAATATACTGCGAGCGGCATTATGCAGACACCATATACCCACGGTGTGCTGCATGCGATGAG ATAATTCTTGCTCGCGAGTATACACAAGCTGAAAAGCAAACATGGCATGTGGAACATTTTTGCTGTTGGAACTGTGATGCGCCCCTAGCAGGGCAGAGATATATTGCCAAGGATAGCAACCCTTTCTGTATGATATGCTTCGATACCCTGTATAGCAAG AGTTGTAACACATGTGGTAAAACTATAACAGCTGACTCGCCGGGATTGTCCCACGGAGATTTCCACTGGCACGCATGCCCACACTGCTTCAGCTGTCACGGATGTAGTCGTAACCTGATAAACCAACAGTTCCTGCTTAAAGAGGGACAACTCTTCTGTTCTATTGACTGTAAACAAAGAAATGCCATCACATGGTCTCAAAATGGAATTCAAAATTTGCATATTCATTGA
- the LOC125653655 gene encoding testin-like isoform X1 yields the protein MAYGSTSVNKKVEFKIPLIPKHQRCLKCGDNCPGLELHYWRKICKNCRCSREDHDLHGNESDDGQPIGMLLDSIPRPTSNIHPMTRPPISDFQTPVSPVSTNGRFSGNSGTAYVDDPRTLTDIYGSETDVVLSRVISENIRSQKYISMMPPDKQLFAAQLRRRQLQKQLPLHDLHPKFCCSLTENELFKFQKFCNKRRLKAAGVGRIMEVKEAANFRCHRCIKNINAGGFCVAADHFGSGSGWHPGCFTCATCNELLVDMIYFCRNEEIYCERHYADTIYPRCAACDEIILAREYTQAEKQTWHVEHFCCWNCDAPLAGQRYIAKDSNPFCMICFDTLYSKSCNTCGKTITADSPGLSHGDFHWHACPHCFSCHGCSRNLINQQFLLKEGQLFCSIDCKQRNAITWSQNGIQNLHIH from the exons ATGGCCTATGGCTCGACTTCCGTAAATAAGAAG GTGGAATTCAAAATTCCATTAATTCCTAAACACCAGCGCTGTTTGAAATGTGGGGACAACTGTCCAGGGCTGGAACTACATTACTGGAG GAAAATATGTAAGAATTGTCGATGCTCCAGAGAGGACCACGATCTCCATGGAAATGAAAGCGATGATGGGCAACCAATCGGAATGCTTCTCGATAGTATACCACGCCCAACCAGCAACATTCATCCAATGACCAGACCTCCAATATCAGACTTCCAAACTCCCGTGTCTCCAGTATCCACGAACGGTAGATTCTCAGGAAATTCCGGGACAGCATATGTGGACGACCCCCGGACACTAACAGACATTTATGGATCCGAGACAGACGTTGTGCTATCTCGAGTTATCTCAGAAAATATA CGATCACAGAAATACATTTCGATGATGCCCCCCGACAAACAGCTTTTTGCTGCCCAGCTGAGGAGGAGGCAACTACAGAAACAACTCCCCCTACACGACCTTCACCCCAAGTTCTGTTGTAGTCTGACAGAAAACGAACTCTTTAAGTTCCAGAAATTCTGTAACAAGCGAAGATTGAAAGCTGCAGGAGTGGGACGGATAATGGAAGTCAAAGAAGCCGCTAACTTT AGATGTCATCGCTGTATAAAGAACATTAATGCAGGTGGGTTTTGTGTCGCTGCTGATCATTTTGGATCGGGATCGGGATGGCACCCCGGCTGTTTTACGTGCGCAACCTGTAACGAGCTTCTGGTAGACATGATATACTTCTGCAGAAACGAGGAAATATACTGCGAGCGGCATTATGCAGACACCATATACCCACGGTGTGCTGCATGCGATGAG ATAATTCTTGCTCGCGAGTATACACAAGCTGAAAAGCAAACATGGCATGTGGAACATTTTTGCTGTTGGAACTGTGATGCGCCCCTAGCAGGGCAGAGATATATTGCCAAGGATAGCAACCCTTTCTGTATGATATGCTTCGATACCCTGTATAGCAAG AGTTGTAACACATGTGGTAAAACTATAACAGCTGACTCGCCGGGATTGTCCCACGGAGATTTCCACTGGCACGCATGCCCACACTGCTTCAGCTGTCACGGATGTAGTCGTAACCTGATAAACCAACAGTTCCTGCTTAAAGAGGGACAACTCTTCTGTTCTATTGACTGTAAACAAAGAAATGCCATCACATGGTCTCAAAATGGAATTCAAAATTTGCATATTCATTGA